Proteins encoded in a region of the Zea mays cultivar B73 chromosome 4, Zm-B73-REFERENCE-NAM-5.0, whole genome shotgun sequence genome:
- the LOC100382602 gene encoding uncharacterized protein LOC100382602 — MASLEQEVVVAMASLEQEAVVAAAVVENVTPQQQGGGCGGAGGGGDTVSAWRNVDIAWLKAKEASIRRYEAANWLRRYVGVVCAKDLAEEPSEDEFLVGLRNGIILCTALNKIQPGAVPKVVEVPSDSTAPADATALCAFQYFENVRNFLTGLQGLGLPTFEASDLQKGGQGVRVVDCVLALKSFCDAKQVGKQSSFKFGGIVKPLSGKYATRKNNEPSVKAMIRSHSAELLRDGVSLEQIGLDFSPELTETTAPDSIRMLVQTVLSDKKPEEIQSVVESLLSKVINELEHRIASQSELVKETMDTNGCNSVLRMESPCNTNDSKSLSRVDPPQVELTSCSDLEKVKETMDTNGCNSVLRMESPCNTNDSKSLSRVDPPQVELTSCSDLEKATENIKMDEVDENALSLTEDVSTLVHAPLSNDNVNKNMPKPVRNFDREEKQIQDLKSNMSTVKCCMEQLKLLYSEDLKKLGNQLRIVSHAASGYRKFVQENRKLYNQIQDLTAKSNEEGGEGGEEVRELKEQIACLRAALARKDGGQESIRSTQSSPDIYRMRTGNGLPALRHPIVDGSIENDSALGDFAEHSPFGSSNSLPELGPDGTQDLAFYQRSSPEQQWSWSGSVATEDSDDFEVATNCSSDLDCVRPSSAPKASGLTNGGGSAARKSQLKGAKSSDIRGGNPAKKSSPLQKKLSAPSPTVTKKSGTEGKKTPNGKTGAKK; from the exons ATGGCATCTCTGGAGCaggaggtggtggtcgccatggCATCTCTGGAGCAGGAGGCGGTGGTCGCCGCGGCCGTCGTGGAGAACGTGACGCCGCAGCAGCAGGGCGGAGGTTGTGGCGGCGCAGGAGGAGGAGGGGATACCGTTAGCGCCTGGAGGAACGTCGACATTGCCTGGCTCAAGGCGAAGGAAGCTT CAATAAGAAGATATGAGGCAGCCAACTGGTTGCGAAGGTATGTTGGGGTAGTGTGTGCGAAGGACCTTGCAGAAGAGCCTTCCGAGGACGAATTCCTTGTTGGCCTGAGAAATGGCATTATTCTCTGCACTGCACTCAATAAGATTCAACCTGGTGCGGTACCTAAG GTTGTGGAGGTGCCATCGGATTCTACTGCCCCTGCCGATGCTACAGCTCTCTGTGCATTTCAGTACTTTGAGAATGTGAGAAATTTCCTTACTGGCCTGCAAGGTTTAGGTCTTCCAACATTTGAGGCATCAGACCTACAAAAG GGTGGACAAGGTGTTCGAGTTGTAGACTGTGTTCTCGCTCTGAAGTCATTTTGTGATGCTAAGCAAGTGGGAAAACAATCTTCATTCAAATTTGGTGGCATTGTAAAGCCTTTGTCGGGAAAGTATGCCACTCGCAAGAATAATGAACCTTCTGTGAAGGCGATGATAAGGAGTCACTCAGCTGAATTACTTCGGGATGGCGTATCACTGGAGCAAATAGGTCTTGATTTTTCTCCAGAACTCACTGAAACA ACTGCTCCAGATTCCATCCGGATGCTTGTTCAAACAGTTCTCTCAGATAAGAAACCAGAAGAAATTCAATCA GTTGTAGAATCACTCTTGAGCAAAGTAATTAATGAACTTGAGCACCGTATTGCAAGCCAGAGTGAATTG GTGAAAGAAACTATGGATACCAACGGCTGTAACTCAGTTTTGAGAATGGAGTCTCCCTGTAACACCAATGACAGTAAATCATTATCCAGAGTGGACCCTCCACAAGTGGAGTTGACTTCCTGCAGTGATCTGGAGAAG GTGAAAGAAACTATGGATACCAATGGCTGTAACTCAGTTTTGAGAATGGAGTCTCCCTGTAACACCAATGACAGTAAATCATTATCCAGAGTGGACCCTCCACAAGTGGAGTTGACTTCCTGCAGTGATCTGGAGAAG GCCACTGAAAATATTAAGATGGACGAAGTTGATGAGAATGCGTTGAGTCTGACAGAAGATGTAAGCACATTAGTACATGCACCACTAAGCAATGATAATGTAAATAAAAATATGCCAAAGCCAGTGAGAAATTTTGATCGAGAGGAGAAACAGATCCAG GATTTGAAAAGTAACATGTCCACAGTTAAGTGTTGCATGGAGCAGTTAAAACTGCTGTACTCTGAAGACCTTAAAAAGCTTG GTAATCAGTTGCGTATTGTTTCTCATGCGGCTTCTGGATATCGTAAGTTTGTTCAGGAAAACCGCAAGCTTTACAACCAAATACAAGACCTTACAG CCAAGTCAAACGAGGAAGGAGGTGAAGGAGGAGAAGAAGTTAGAGAGCTCAAAGAACAG ATTGCTTGCCTCAGGGCAGCATTAGCTAGGAAAGATGGAGGTCAAGAGAGCATTCGAAGCACTCAATCAAGCCCAGACATATATAGAATGAGAACGGGCAATGGATTACCTGCGTTGAGGCACCCAATAGTAGATGGAAGTATAGAG AACGACTCGGCATTGGGAGATTTCGCTGAGCACTCGCCATTCGGGAGCAGCAATTCGCTGCCAGAGTTGGGACCAGATGGCACACAAGATCTAGCCTTCTACCAAAGAAGCAGCCCTGAACAGCAATGGAGCTGGTCCGGGTCTGTTGCAACAGAGGATTCCGATGACTTCGAGGTTGCAACGAATTGCTCGTCAGATCTGGATTGCGTGAGACCATCTAGTGCCCCAAAAGCTTCTGGTTTAACAAACGGAGGGGGCTCAGCTGCAAGAAAGTCCCAACTGAAGGGTGCAAAAAGTTCAGACATCAG AGGAGGGAATCCTGCAAAAAAGTCATCGCCCTTACAGAAAAAGCTGAGTGCTCCCTCACCAACGGTAACTAAGAAGAGCGGAACTGAAGGAAAGAAAACTCCAAATGGAAAAACAGGAGCCAAGAAGTAA